A genomic segment from uncultured Desulfuromonas sp. encodes:
- a CDS encoding polysaccharide deacetylase family protein, protein MFLIRLTLALVVLFVLSGCSASVKVPHTSFGSEKLLKSLWCDDQLAGSDSDLARMTLSEPDLRPPARLEPKHVLPPVPVDHQQVITRIEPVNGRKVIALTFDLCERAPHLAGYRYEIINYLRSQGVKATFFAGGKWMRSHPDKAMQLMADPLFEVGNHAWTHGNFALMNEEEVRQQVDWTQVQYELLYERLATRARQRGLEQEMAFVQPAMRLLRLPYGRNNEHTGDILAEMGLPMIQWSVEGEQDELERTVEMLVEWDLSKVQPGAIILMHANAVPQKTHLLVPQLVPALQKLGYEFVTVSELLEMGPVVTVSDGYFDEPGDNLYVDDLFGGKGTLGRVQ, encoded by the coding sequence ATGTTTCTGATTCGATTGACTTTAGCTCTTGTTGTTTTGTTTGTCCTGAGTGGTTGTTCTGCCAGTGTGAAGGTTCCTCATACTTCGTTTGGTTCTGAAAAATTGCTCAAAAGTCTGTGGTGTGATGATCAACTGGCAGGATCGGATAGCGACCTTGCTCGTATGACGTTATCTGAACCTGATTTGCGCCCTCCCGCACGTCTGGAGCCGAAACACGTGCTGCCACCTGTCCCGGTCGATCATCAACAGGTGATTACCCGGATTGAGCCAGTAAATGGTCGCAAGGTGATTGCCTTAACGTTCGACCTCTGCGAACGCGCTCCTCACTTGGCCGGGTATCGCTATGAGATCATCAATTACCTGCGTAGCCAGGGCGTGAAGGCCACCTTTTTTGCTGGCGGCAAATGGATGCGCAGCCATCCGGATAAAGCGATGCAGCTCATGGCCGACCCGCTTTTTGAGGTGGGTAACCACGCCTGGACCCATGGCAATTTTGCCCTGATGAATGAAGAGGAAGTGAGGCAGCAAGTCGATTGGACGCAGGTTCAGTATGAGTTGTTGTATGAAAGACTGGCAACACGTGCAAGGCAGCGTGGTCTGGAGCAGGAAATGGCCTTTGTGCAACCCGCTATGCGGCTGTTGCGTTTGCCCTATGGCCGGAACAATGAGCATACGGGCGATATTCTTGCCGAGATGGGACTGCCGATGATTCAGTGGTCTGTGGAAGGGGAGCAGGATGAGCTGGAACGTACAGTGGAGATGCTGGTCGAGTGGGATTTGAGTAAGGTACAACCCGGTGCGATTATTTTGATGCACGCCAACGCTGTCCCGCAAAAGACACATCTCCTCGTGCCGCAATTAGTCCCTGCGTTGCAGAAACTCGGCTATGAGTTTGTTACCGTTAGTGAACTCCTTGAAATGGGTCCTGTTGTGACAGTATCGGATGGCTATTTTGATGAGCCTGGCGACAATTTA